A window from Theobroma cacao cultivar B97-61/B2 chromosome 3, Criollo_cocoa_genome_V2, whole genome shotgun sequence encodes these proteins:
- the LOC18604421 gene encoding uncharacterized protein LOC18604421, whose translation MALQWMILTYVVAAEAAVALLLTLPYPKLLKNRLVSLISLILQPALFIVPFAGFQLLDIYWKNEHRLMCTSEICTAAERDRYEKSVFKAQRNVILCATACLLYWCIYRICKYNKEIQSLEEVEKRYKNK comes from the exons ATGGCGTTGCAGTGGATGATACTAACATACGTGGTAGCGGCAGAGGCCGCGGTGGCTCTTCTCTTGACCCTGCCCTATCCCAAGCTCTTGAAAAACCGTTTGGTCTCTCTCATCTCTCTCATTCTGCAGCCTGCCCTCTTTATTGTTCCCTTTGCCGGATTTCAGCTCTTAg ATATTTACTGGAAGAACGAGCACCGCTTGATGTGTACCTCTGAGATCTGCACTGCTGCCGAGAGAGATCGTTACGAGAAATCG GTCTTCAAAGCTCAAAGGAATGTAATTTTGTGTGCAACTGCATGCCTCCTGTACTG GTGTATCTACCGCATTTGCAAGTACAATAAGGAAATTCAGAGTTTGGAGGAAGTAGAGAAGAGATACAAGAATAAATAG
- the LOC18604422 gene encoding U-box domain-containing protein 21, translated as MFNWRRRKTTGRHGEKRRQQQQQQQHKELEIPRHFLCPITLDLMKDPVTLSSGITYDRESIETWLEDGNFTCPVTNQLLRSFDQIPNHSLRKMIQDWCVENGKYGVERIPTPRIPVTSEEVSEILFAIMDSNRRLDQCGCLDSVQKIKKWCMESERNRRCITANETAGVLAAAFDAFACDSFERNANVLEEILCVLNWMFPLDGEALEHLGSQSSLRCMVWFLKCRDLSVKQNSMAALKELLSCDQQYGEGLAAIDGVNEMLFNFIKDPISPSITKASLMVIFHMVSSCSSSEKIKSEFLDMGLVSLLLETIVESERSLCERALGVLDKLCDSKQGREVAYNNALAMPVLVKKILRVSELATEYSVSTIWKLSKDEERVLIEALQVGAFQKLLLLIQVGCGDETKEKATELLKLLNPYRAGLECIDSVDFKSLKRSF; from the coding sequence ATGTTCAAttggaggagaagaaagacCACAGGCCGTCATGGCGAGAAAAGGcggcagcagcagcagcagcagcagcataAGGAACTTGAGATCCCAAGGCATTTTCTGTGCCCGATAACTCTTGATCTTATGAAGGATCCTGTCACATTGTCTTCTGGGATTACTTACGATCGAGAAAGCATCGAGACGTGGCTTGAGGATGGGAATTTCACCTGCCCTGTTACAAACCAGCTTCTCAGAAGTTTTGATCAAATACCTAATCACTCTCTCAGGAAAATGATTCAAGATTGGTGTGTAGAGAATGGGAAATATGGCGTTGAAAGGATCCCTACACCAAGAATTCCTGTCACCTCAGAGGAGGTCTCTGAAATTCTTTTTGCGATTATGGATTCCAATAGACGCCTGGATCAATGTGGCTGCCTAGATTCTGTgcagaaaatcaagaaatggTGCATGGAAAGTGAGCGAAATAGGCGGTGCATTACAGCAAACGAGACAGCCGGAGTCCTCGCTGCCGCATTTGACGCATTTGCATGTGACTCTTTTGAGAGGAATGCCAATGTGTTGGAGGAGATATTATGTGTACTGAACTGGATGTTTCCACTCGATGGGGAAGCCCTGGAACACCTGGGCTCACAATCTTCTTTGCGTTGCATGGTTTGGTTTCTGAAATGCAGGGACCTTTCAGTGAAGCAAAACTCCATGGCTGCGCTGAAAGAGCTTCTTTCTTGCGACCAGCAATATGGAGAAGGGTTGGCGGCTATCGATGGAGTCAATGAAATGctatttaatttcattaaagacCCAATCTCCCCTTCAATCACAAAAGCTTCTCTCATGGTCATTTTCCACATGGTTTCATCTTGTTCTTCAAGTGAGAAGATCAAGTCAGAATTTCTTGACATGGGTCTGGTTTCTTTACTGCTGGAGACTATTGTCGAATCTGAAAGAAGCCTATGTGAGAGGGCTTTAGGTGTCCTTGACAAACTCTGTGATTCCAAACAAGGGAGGGAAGTTGCTTACAATAACGCTCTGGCCATGCCAGTTCTGGTGAAGAAAATCTTACGTGTTTCAGAATTAGCGACCGAGTACTCTGTTTCAACGATTTGGAAGCTGAGCAAAGATGAAGAAAGGGTTTTGATCGAAGCTCTTCAAGTCGGCGCCTTTCAGAAGCTATTGTTACTCATACAGGTTGGGTGTGGCGATGAGACAAAGGAGAAAGCAACTGAGCTTTTGAAGCTATTGAATCCTTACAGAGCTGGATTGGAGTGCATCGACTCTGTAGATTTCAAGAGCCTCAAAAgatcattttaa